The window AGACAGGCGGCGGCACGAACGAGGAGTCGTACTACGGCCCCCTAGAGAATTTGCTCAACGACATCGGCAGGAAACTTAAGCCGAAAGTCCGATGTGTTTCGCAGCTAACAAACGTCGGCGCAGGCGAACCTGATTTCGGTCTCTACACGTCTGATCAATTTCAGCGATCCAAAGATGATCTACCTGTCAAAGG is drawn from Candidatus Zixiibacteriota bacterium and contains these coding sequences:
- a CDS encoding DNA methyltransferase, with the translated sequence MHPVESYLSEIKEIRQTGGGTNEESYYGPLENLLNDIGRKLKPKVRCVSQLTNVGAGEPDFGLYTSDQFQRSKDDLPVKGLPPERGVIEVKGWSDDSFTTATTEQVSKYWKKYGNVLVT